A genomic region of Trifolium pratense cultivar HEN17-A07 linkage group LG3, ARS_RC_1.1, whole genome shotgun sequence contains the following coding sequences:
- the LOC123914035 gene encoding outer mitochondrial transmembrane helix translocase-like isoform X2: MRRSQKDIVAENEFEASLLANVIPPSETGVTFDDIGALEAVKDTLKELIMLPLKMPELFRKGKLTKPCQGILLFGPPGTGKTKLAKAIATEAGATFINISNSSITSKVPGESEKYVKAVFSLASKASPCIIFIDEVDSMLGQKEKPREHETTRIMRNEFMVN, translated from the exons ATGCGAAGGTCTCAAAAG GATATCGTAGCAGAAAATGAATTCGAAGCGAGCCTTTTGGCTAATGTTATTCCACCAAGCGAGACTGGTGTTACTTTTGACGATATTGGAGCTCTTGAAGCTGTGAAGGATACGCTGAAAGAGTTGATAATGCTTCCTTTGAAGATGCCTGAGCTTTTTCGCAAAGGGAAATTAACCAag CCATGCCAGGGTATACTATTGTTTGGCCCCCCTGGAACAGGCAAAACGAAGCTTGCGAAGGCTATTGCGACTGAAGCTGGTGCAACCTTCATCAACATTTCTAATTCGAGCATTACGTCTAAG GTGCCTGGTGAAAGTGAGAAGTACGTGAAAGCTGTTTTCTCTCTGGCGAGTAAAGCTTCACCTTGTATCATATTTATCGATGAA GTTGACAGCATGCTAGGTCAAAAAGAAAAGCCAAGGGAGCATGAGACCACGCGGATAATGAGGAATGAGTTTATGGTGAATTAG
- the LOC123914035 gene encoding outer mitochondrial transmembrane helix translocase-like isoform X1: MRRSQKDIVAENEFEASLLANVIPPSETGVTFDDIGALEAVKDTLKELIMLPLKMPELFRKGKLTKSVTSNTLSDACSVAPLNLTSPCQGILLFGPPGTGKTKLAKAIATEAGATFINISNSSITSKVPGESEKYVKAVFSLASKASPCIIFIDEVDSMLGQKEKPREHETTRIMRNEFMVN, translated from the exons ATGCGAAGGTCTCAAAAG GATATCGTAGCAGAAAATGAATTCGAAGCGAGCCTTTTGGCTAATGTTATTCCACCAAGCGAGACTGGTGTTACTTTTGACGATATTGGAGCTCTTGAAGCTGTGAAGGATACGCTGAAAGAGTTGATAATGCTTCCTTTGAAGATGCCTGAGCTTTTTCGCAAAGGGAAATTAACCAag AGTGTCACGTCGAACACATTATCTGATGCCTGCTCTGTGGCCCCACTTAACTTGACATCC CCATGCCAGGGTATACTATTGTTTGGCCCCCCTGGAACAGGCAAAACGAAGCTTGCGAAGGCTATTGCGACTGAAGCTGGTGCAACCTTCATCAACATTTCTAATTCGAGCATTACGTCTAAG GTGCCTGGTGAAAGTGAGAAGTACGTGAAAGCTGTTTTCTCTCTGGCGAGTAAAGCTTCACCTTGTATCATATTTATCGATGAA GTTGACAGCATGCTAGGTCAAAAAGAAAAGCCAAGGGAGCATGAGACCACGCGGATAATGAGGAATGAGTTTATGGTGAATTAG